One Euphorbia lathyris chromosome 1, ddEupLath1.1, whole genome shotgun sequence DNA segment encodes these proteins:
- the LOC136210873 gene encoding serine/threonine-protein phosphatase PP1, with amino-acid sequence MDESLLDDIIRRLVESKNGRTTKQVHLQETEIRQLCAASKEVFLSQPNLLELEAPIKICGDVHGQFSDLLRLFEYGGYPPAANYLFLGDYVDRGKQSIETICLLLAYKIKYKENFFLLRGNHECASINRIYGFFDECKRRFNVRVWRTFTDCFNCLPVAALIDEKILCMHGGLSPDLKNLDQIRNIARPVDVPDQGLLCDLLWADPDKDIQGWGENDRGVSYTFGADKIAEFLRTHDLDLICRAHQVVEDGYEFFAKRQLVTIFSAPNYCGEFDNAGAMMSVDDTLTCSFQILKASEKKGKLGFGNNALRPGTPPHKGKG; translated from the exons ATGGACGAGAGTCTTCTTGACGATATTATACGGCGGCTGGTGGAGTCGAAGAATGGTAGGACGACGAAGCAGGTGCACCTACAAGAGACGGAAATCCGGCAGCTTTGTGCCGCATCCAAGGAGGTTTTTCTCAGTCAGCCTAACCTTCTCGAGCTTGAAGCTCCTATAAAGATTTGTG GAGATGTTCATGGTCAGTTCTCAGATCTTCTACGCTTGTTTGAATATGGTGGGTACCCACCGGCAGCAAATTATTTGTTCCTGGGAGATTATGTTGATCGCGGAAAACAGAGCATAGAGACAATCTGCCTCCTCCTTGCTTATAAGATCAAATACAAGGAGAATTTCTTTCTCCTGAGGGGCAATCATGAATGTGCTTCAATCAATCGTATATATGGTTTTTTTGACGAGTGTAAGAGGAGGTTTAATGTGCGCGTCTGGAGGACATTTACTGATTGCTTTAACTGTCTTCCTGTTGCTGCTCTGATAGATGAAAAGATTCTTTGCATGCATGGTGGATTATCTCCTGATTTGAAAAACCTAGACCAGATTAGGAATATTGCTCGCCCTGTTGATGTTCCAGACCAGGGCCTTTTATGTGATCTATTGTGGGCTGATCCTGATAAAGATATTCAGGGCTGGGGAGAGAACGACCGAGGGGTTTCATATACATTTGGGGCTGACAAAATTGCTGAATTCCTTCGGACACATGATCTTGATCTCATCTGTCGAGCCCACCAG GTTGTTGAAGATGGTTATGAGTTTTTCGCGAAGCGACAGCTGGTCACAATATTCTCAGCACCAAATTATTGTGGTGAGTTTGATAATGCCGGAGCCATGATGAGCGTGGATGATACGTTGACCTGTTCCTTCCAAATCCTTAAAGCTTCTGAGAAGAAAGGAAAATTAGGATTTGGTAACAATGCGTTGAGACCTGGAACTCCACCTCATAAG GGGAAGGGTTGA